One Betta splendens chromosome 8, fBetSpl5.4, whole genome shotgun sequence DNA segment encodes these proteins:
- the LOC114859920 gene encoding hemoglobin embryonic subunit alpha-like — MTSLSAKDKDAVRAFWAKVPGKEELIGADALSRMLAVYPQTKTYFSHWKDLSPGSPQVRKHGKTIVCGVGEAVGKIDNLTAGLLNLSELHAFTLRVDPANFKILSHNLLVVLAVIFPEEFTPEAHVALDKFLASLAGALSEKYR; from the exons ATGACCAGTCTCAGCGCTAAGGACAAGGACGCCGTCAGGGCCTTCTGGGCCAAGGTTCCTGGGAAGGAGGAGCTGATCGGCGCAGATGCTCTGTCCAG GATGCTGGCGGTGTACCCGCAGACCAAGACCTACTTCTCCCACTGGAAGGACCTGAGCCCCGGCTCTCCCCAAGTGAGGAAGCACGGAAAGACCATCGTCTGTGGAGTGGGCGAGGCTGTGGGTAAAATCGACAACCTGACCGCAGGTCTGCTGAACCTCAGCGAGCTGCACGCCTTCACCCTGAGAGTGGACCCCGCCAACTTCAAG ATTCTGTCCCACAACCTTCTGGTGGTGTTGGCCGTCATTTTCCCCGAAGAGTTCACCCCCGAGGCCCACGTTGCTCTGGACAAGTTCCTGGCTTCTCTGGCTGGAGCCCTGTCTGAGAAATACAGATAA
- the LOC114861080 gene encoding hemoglobin embryonic subunit alpha-like encodes MTSLNAKDKNAVKAFWAKVPGNEEKIGADALSRMLAVYPQTKTYFSHWKDLSPGSPQVRKHGKTIVCGVGEAVGKIDNLTAGLLNLSELHAFTLRVDPANFKILSHNLLVVLAIAFPTEFTPEAHVALDKFLASLAGALSEKYR; translated from the exons ATGACCAGTCTCAACGCCAAGGACAAGAACGCCGTCAAGGCCTTCTGGGCTAAAGTTCCCGGCAATGAGGAGAAAATCGGCGCAGATGCTCTGTCCAG GATGCTGGCGGTGTACCCGCAGACCAAGACCTACTTCTCCCACTGGAAGGACCTGAGCCCCGGCTCTCCCCAAGTGAGGAAGCACGGAAAGACCATCGTCTGTGGAGTGGGCGAGGCTGTGGGTAAAATCGACAACCTGACCGCAGGTCTGCTGAACCTCAGCGAGCTGCACGCCTTCACCCTGAGAGTGGACCCCGCCAACTTCAAG atTCTGTCCCACAACCTTCTGGTGGTTTTGGCCATCGCCTTTCCCACTGAATTCACCCCCGAAGCCCACGTTGCTCTGGACAAGTTCCTGGCTTCTCTGGCTGGAGCCCTGTCTGAGAAATACAGATAA
- the kank2 gene encoding KN motif and ankyrin repeat domain-containing protein 2 — MAQVLHMDPGFPGKLNPPAPPSLHGKEQEAPYSVETPYGYRLDLDFLKYVNDIEKGNTIKKVPVQRRPRYGSLPRGYGYAGSWWTSTESLCSNTSMDSRHSSFSYCAPGYHTLQRPGFSSSRVEKTLLDARRKLEEEKEGRRFSNLGSMHSSIAGSNTSISSAHSFNRAQGGGGTFTPMSSGLSTPVTPTPAHLQHVREQMVAALRKIKELEEQVKTIPVLQVKLSVLQEEKRQLSVQLKSQKFLGHTLGFSKGRPRGELYIDIPEEESSTGPKSNSKPAGPLSPTSPECSKQDSGCEIEDTVIVGGARPEAKREVRTVGVGPEGDKGSCQVGVWVREEDLGLVPETEALKNQVGQLEGQLKRTMQELQAAQQQVATLQKTPQAEHPVMATSVGWQEPHGCSLHTLVSFTQQPQQTKRRTVGIQVYTLEQPTVVEVGTRLRAETCSPPEVEGPHRQDVPVELPIAVSSKQVRDVLKSELSTSVPVAKPAVALGSSGSQAGPGYSKGEDQQTNTDTVQSQEDPKTASSPQFSLRSIMKRKADGEPGSPSTKKNLQFIGVNGGYESTSSDDSSSESSDEGSDSSEYHEAREKLPDSTVQHQQRSHAAASGAQGSTSVPQQTAADPPATAPASQQSPSPSVTVGPALPEPPLKSPAAVPPPRPAPDEQTQEIPAAAPSTGPTPEQSSTTSPSAEMTEQQHAVQPETSVRSSDSSTSTTASAKQVRLELSGSLMSALCTLQKALGEPNAFSQQGARAAYTSVLQEWLRVSCHKAADTAVVKAHMDAFASISPQLLQFVINMADGNGNTALHYTVSHSNFPVVKLLLDTGLCNADKQNKAGYTAIMLTALAAFHSDSDLQTVLQLLRTGDVNAKASQAGQTALMLAVSHGRGDMVRALLSCGAQVNVRDDDGSTALMCACEHGHVDIVRQLLSVPGCDATLTDNDGSTALSIALEASQNDIAVLLYAHLNFAKPPSPVSPKSPLLGSSPPASETK, encoded by the exons ATGGCGCAGGTGCTGCACATGGACCCAGGCTTCCCAG GGAAACTCAACCCGCccgctcctccttctctccatgGCAAAGAGCAGGAAGCGCCCTACTCAGTGGAGACCCCCTATGGCTACCGTCTGGACCTGGACTTCCTCAAATATGTTAATGACATAGAGAAGGGCAACACTATAAAGAAGGTGCCCGTCCAGCGCCGGCCGCGCTACGGCTCGCTCCCCCGCGGCTACGGCTATGCCGGCTCCTGGTGGACGTCCACGGAGTCTCTGTGCTCCAACACCAGCATGGACAGCCGTCACTCCTCCTTTTCCTACTGTGCTCCAGGCTACCACACGCTACAGAGGCCCGGCTTTAGCTCCTCTCGGGTCGAGAAGACGCTGTTGGACGCacggaggaagctggaggaggagaaagaggggcGTCGATTCTCCAACCTGGGCAGCATGCACAGCAGCATAGCAGGCTCTAACACGTCCATAAGCAGTGCCCACAGCTTCAATCGGGCCCAGGGCGGTGGTGGAACCTTCACCCCCATGAGCTCCGGGCTCTCCACCCCGGTGACGCCGACCCCAGCCCATCTGCAGCACGTCAGGGAGCAGATGGTGGCGGCCCTCAGGAAGAtaaaagagctggaggagcaggtgaagacCATCCCTGTGCTGCAGGTCAAGCTCTccgtgctgcaggaggagaagcggcaACTCAGTGTTCAGCTGAAGAGCCAGAAGTTCCTGGGACACACACTGGGCTTCAGCAAAGGGCGCCCTCGAGGGGAACTCTACATCGACATCCCAGAAGAAGAGTCGAGCACTGGACCTAAGAGCAACAGCAAGCCCGCGGGGCCACTGTCTCCCACCAGCCCTGAATGCTCCAAACAGGACTCAGGATGTGAGATTGAGGACACAGTGATTGTGGGAGGGGCTCGACCAGAGGCCAAGCGAGAAGTTCGCACTGTTGGCGTGGGACCTGAAGGCGACAAGGGAAGTTGTCAGGTGGGAGTCTGGGTTCGGGAGGAGGATCTGGGTCTCGTGCCCGAGACGGAGGCTCTTAAGAATCAAGTGGGTCAGCTTGAGGGCCAGCTAAAGAGGACaatgcaggagctgcaggccgCACAGCAGCAGGTAGCGACCCTCCAGAAAACCCCCCAGGCGGAGCATCCGGTCATGGCCACGAGCGTTGGCTGGCAGGAGCCACACGGCTGCAGCCTGCACACCCTGGTTAGCTTCACGCAGCAGCCTCAACAGACGAAGAGGAGGACCGTGGGAATCCAGGTGTACACGTTAGAGCAGCCGACTGTGGTGGAGGTGGGCACGCGGCTCCGAGCAGAGACCTGCAGCCCCCCTGAGGTGGAGGGTCCCCACAGACAAG ATGTTCCCGTTGAGTTGCCGATCGCAGTCAGCTCCAAACAGGTGCGCGACGTCCTCAAGAGTGAGTTGTCCACGTCGGTGCCTGTAGCCAAACCCGCCGTCGCTTTGGGCTCGTCTGGAAGTCAGGCCGGTCCGGGGTATTCCAAAGGGGAAGACCAGCAGACGAACACAGACACTGTCCAGTCACAGGAAGACCCCAAAACAG CCTCATCTCCCCAGTTCTCTCTGAGGTCCATCATGAAGCGGAAGGCAGATGGTGAACCAGGATCTCCCTCTACAAAGAAAAACCTACAGTTCATTGGTGTCAATGGAGG ATACGAGTCTACGTCGTCagacgacagcagcagcgagagctCGGACGAAGGGAGCGATTCCAGCGAATATCACGAAGCCAGAGAGAAACTACCCGACTCTACTGTTCAGCACCAGCAAAGAAGCCACGCCGCGGCCTCCGGGGCCCAAGGAAGCACCAGCGTACCTCAGCAAACCGCCGCCGACCCACCGGCCACCGCTCCCGCCTCGCAGCAGAGTCCCAGCCCGTCTGTGACCGTGGGCCCAGCTCTGCCGGAGCCACCGTTAAAGTCGCCAGCAGCCGTGCCTCCTCCGCGTCCTGCACCAGACGAGCAAACCCAGGAGATCCCCGCCGCAGCGCCAAGCACCGGACCCACCCCCGAGCAAAGCTCTACGACGTCTCCATCCGCTGAGATGACCGAGCAGCAACACGCCGTCCAACCGGAGACGAGCGTCCGCTCCAGCGACAGCAGCACAAGTACCACAGCGTCGGCCAAGCAAGTCAG GCTGGAGCTGAGTGGCAGCCTGATGTCAGCGCTTTGCACCCTGCAGAAGGCTCTGGGGGAACCAAATGCCTTCAGCCAACAAGGAGCA AGGGCGGCCTACACCTCCGTGCTGCAGGAGTGGCTGCGCGTGTCCTGCCACAAAGCGGCGGACACGGCGGTGGTCAAGGCCCACATGGACGCCTTCGCCTCCATCTCgccgcagctgctgcagttcgtcatcaacatggccgacggcaACGGGAACACGGCGCTGCACTACACCGTCTCCCACTCCAACTTCCCcgtggtgaagctgctgctggacaccg GTCTGTGTAACGCCGACAAGCAGAACAAAGCGGGTTACACGGCCATCATGCTGACGGCTCTGGCCGCCTTCCACTCCGACAGCGACCTTCAAactgtcctgcagctcctgcgaaCGGGCGACGTCAACGCCAAAGCCAGCCAG GCCGGTCAGACGGCGCTGATGCTCGCCGTCAGCCACGGCCGGGGGGACATGGTGCGGGCGCTGCTGTCCTGCGGCGCACAGGTCAATGTGCGGGATGACGACGGCTCCACGGCGCTGATGTGCGCGTGCGAACACGGCCACGTGGACATCGTGCGTCAGCTGCTGTCGGTGCCGGGCTGCGATGCCACGCTGACGGATAAC GACGGCAGCACGGCGCTGTCCATCGCGCTGGAGGCCAGCCAGAACGACATAGCTGTGCTTTTGTACGCTCACCTCAACTTTGCAAAGCCTCCGTCTCCC GTTTCACCAAAGTCTCCGCTCTTGggttcttctcctcctgccagtGAAACAAAGTAA
- the LOC114860949 gene encoding hemoglobin subunit alpha-2-like, which translates to MTSLSAKDKDTVRAFWAKVPGKEELIGADVLSRMLVVYPQTKTYFSHWKDLSPSSAQVKKHGKTIMAGVGEAVAKMDDLTAGLLNLSQLHAFTLRVDPANFKIISHNLLVVFAITFPKEFTAEVHVSMDKFLARVSYALSEKYR; encoded by the exons ATGACCAGTCTCAGCGCTAAGGACAAGGACACAGTCAGGGCCTTCTGGGCTAAAGTTCCTGGGAAGGAAGAGCTAATCGGCGCAGATGTTCTGTCCAG GATGCTGGTGGTGTACCCGCAGACCAAGACCTACTTCTCCCACTGGAAGGACCTGAGCCCCAGCTCTGCACAGGTGAAGAAGCACGGAAAGACCATCATGGCTGGAGTTGGTGAAGCTGTGGCTAAAATGGACGACCTGACCGCAGGTCTGCTGAACCTCAGCCAGCTGCACGCCTTCACCCTGAGAGTGGACCCCGCCAACTTCAAG ATTATCTCTCACAACCTTCTGGTTGTTTTTGCCATCACGTTTCCCAAGGAATTCACCGCTGAGGTCCATGTGTCTATGGACAAGTTTTTGGCTCGTGTGTCTTATGCTTTGTCTGAGAAATACAGATAA
- the LOC114861072 gene encoding hemoglobin subunit beta-2-like, translating into MVQWTDFERATIKAIFAKIDSAVVGPAALSRCLVVYPWTQRYFGKFGNLFNADAIRSNPNVIAHGKVVLDGLARAVQNLDDIKATYAELSVLHSEKLQVDPDNFKLLADCVSIVVAAQLGKDFTPEVQAAFQKFLAVAVSALGKQYH; encoded by the exons ATGGTCCAGTGGACGGACTTCGAGCGCGCCACCATCAAGGCCATCTTCGCCAAGATCGACTCTGCAGTCGTCGGTCCTGCGGCTCTTTCCAG GTGTCTGGTCGTTTACCCCTGGACTCAGAGATACTTCGGGAAGTTTGGAAACCTCTTCAACGCCGACGCAATTAGATCGAATCCCAATGTGATCGCCCACGGGAAGGTTGTCCTGGACGGTCTGGCCCGGGCCGTGCAGAACCTGGACGACATCAAGGCCACGTACGCAGAGCTGAGCGTGCTGCACTCCGAGAAGCTGCAGGTGGACCCAGACAACTTCAAG CTGCTGGCCGACTGTGTTTCCATTGTGGTTGCTGCTCAGCTGGGTAAAGACTTCACTCCTGAGGTGCAGGCAGCTTTTCAGAAGTTCTTGGCCGTGGCGGTGTCCGCGCTGGGGAAACAGTACCACTAG
- the LOC114861066 gene encoding hemoglobin subunit beta-2-like produces MVQWTDFERATIKAIFAKIDSAVVGPAALSRCLVVYPWTQRYFGKFGNLFNADAIRSNPNVIAHGKVVLDGLARAVQNLDDIKATYAELSVLHSEKLQVDPDNFKLLADCVSIVVAAQLGKDFTPEVQAAFQKFLAVAVSALGKQYY; encoded by the exons ATGGTCCAGTGGACGGACTTCGAGCGCGCCACCATCAAGGCCATCTTCGCCAAGATCGACTCTGCAGTCGTCGGTCCTGCGGCTCTTTCCAG GTGTCTGGTCGTTTACCCCTGGACTCAGAGATACTTCGGGAAGTTTGGAAACCTCTTCAACGCCGACGCAATTAGATCGAATCCCAATGTGATCGCCCACGGGAAGGTTGTCCTGGACGGTCTGGCCCGGGCCGTGCAGAACCTGGACGACATCAAGGCCACGTACGCAGAGCTGAGCGTGCTGCACTCCGAGAAGCTGCAGGTGGACCCAGACAACTTCAAG CTGCTGGCCGACTGTGTTTCCATTGTGGTTGCTGCTCAGCTGGGTAAAGACTTCACCCCTGAGGTGCAGGCAGCTTTTCAGAAGTTCTTGGCCGTGGCGGTGTCCGCGCTGGGGAAACAGTACTACTAG